Within Nocardioides rotundus, the genomic segment CTCCGCGCAGGCCTCGGCGATGCCGCGGACGATCGCCGCGATCCGCTCCGGCACCACCTGGCCGCAGGCGATGTAGTCGGTCATGAACAGCGGCTCAGCGCCGCAGACGACCAGGTCGTCCACGACCATCCCGACCAGGTCGAAGCCGATCGTGTGGTGCACGTCCATGGCCTGGGCGATCGCCACCTTGGTGCCGACCCCGTCGGTGGAGGTCGCCAGCAGCGGCCTGCGGTAGCGGGTCAGGGCACTGGCGTCGAAGAGCCCGGCGAAACCGCCGAGCCCACCGAGCATCTCGGGCCGGCGCGCCTTGTCGACCCACTCCCTCATCAGGTCGATCGCCCGGTCCGCGGCCTCGATGTCCACGCCTGCGGCGGCGTAGGCGCCCGTGCTCTCGCTCATCACTCTCCCGGTGGTACGGCGGCGGTCAGGGACGGTCCAGCGAGTCGGTCGCCCCGGCACCGCCCACGGAGACATGCACCCCGTCGGCGTCCGTGCGTCCGCCGCCTTCGGCGTCGGCCGGCACCTCGAGGAGGTACTTGCCCAGCCGCTCCTCGTCCGGCAGCTCGACCGGGTAGACCCCGTCGAAGCAGGCACGGCACAGGTTGTCCTTGGGCACCGTGCTGGCCTCGACCAGGTCGTCGAGGTCGATGTAGGCCAGCGAGTCGGCGCCGATCGAGCGGCAGATCTCCTCGGTGGACAGACCGTTGGCGATCAGCTCGGCCCGGGAGGCGAAGTCGATGCCGTAGAAGCACGGCCACTTCACCGGCGGCGAGGAGATGCGCACGTGCACCTCGCGCGCGCCGGCCTCGCGCAGCATCCGCACCAGGGCGCGCTGGGTGTTGCCGCGGACGATGGAGTCGTCCACGACCACCAGCCGCTTGCCCTCGATCACGTCGCGCAGCGGGTTCAGCTTGAGCCGGATGCCGAGCTGGCGGATGGTCTGGCTGGGCTGGATGAAGGTCCGGCCGACGTAGGAGTTCTTCACCAGGCCGGTGCCGTAGGGGATCCCCGACGCCTCGGCATAGCCGATCGCCGAGGGCGTGCCCGACTCCGGGACCGGGATCACCAGGTCGGCGTCCGCGGGGAACGCCCGCGCCAGCCGGCGGCCGATCTCGACCCGGACGCTGTGCACCCGCTGGTCGTTGATCATCGTGTCCGGCCGGGCCAGGTAGACGAACTCGAAGAGGCAGTGCTTGGGCGCCGCCTCGGCGAAGGTTCGGCTGCGCAGCCCCTCCTCGTCGATGACCACCATCTCGCCGGGCTCGACCTCGCGGACGTAGGAGGCGCCCACGATGTCCAGCGCCGCCGTCTCCGAGGCCACCACCCAGCCGCGCTCCAGGCGGCCGAGCACCAGCGGCCGGATCCCCTGCGGGTCGCGGGCGGCGTAGAGGGTGTGCTCGTCCATCCAGACGAAGCAGAACGCTCCGCGGATCTGCGGCAGCAGCTCGATCGCCCGCTCCTCCACCGTGGTGTCGGGGTGGTGGGCCAGCAGCTGGGTGACCACGGAGGTGTCGTTGGTCGCCTCCGGCGGCGGCCGCAGGTTCAGGTCCAGCTCGCCCTCGGCCCGCTCGCGCCCCAGCATCGTGGCCAGGTCGGCGGTGTTGATCAGATTGCCGTTGTGCGCCAGCGCGATCGAGCCGTGCTGGGTCGGGTGGAAGGTCGGCTGGGCGTTGTGCCAGGTCGGCGCGCCGGTGGTCGAGTAGCGCGCGTGCCCGACGGCCAGGTGGCCGCGCAGCGCCTCCAGGGTGGACTCGTCGAAGACCTGCGAGACCAGGCCCATGTCCTTGTAGACCAGGATCTGCCGGCCGTTGCTCACCGCGATGCCGGCCGACTCCTGGCCGCGGTGCTGCAGCGCGTAGAGCCCGTAGTAGGTCAGCTTCGCAACGTCCTCCCCCGGGGCCCAGACCCCGAAGACGCCACAGGCGTCCTGGGGGCCCAGGTCCTGAGGATCCAGCGCAGCCGTCAACCGGCCGTCGCCACCGCGTCGGCGTGCAGGTCCGCTCACGCCCAGAAGTGTACGTCGCCGACGCGACGCGCGCCGAAGCGACGGCCTCCGGGCGGTGTCCCGGACAGCGGGTCATCCCCGCCGAGTCGTGCGTCGGGGTAGTCAAGGACGAAATGACCACGTATGGTCAACGCGGGGATAACTGGGGGTAGTACATACAGTGCAGGACACACGGTCCGACACTGTCTTCCGTGAGGCGCTTCAGCTGATTGCCGAAGGCGTCGCGGAGGCTGTCGGTTTTGAGATCGCTGCCATCTCACTGGTGCGTGAGGATGGTCAGTTGGAGTTTGCCGCGTTCGTGGGCGACGTACCCGACCGCGCGGCCGTGCTGCGCACGACCGCGCCCGCGGCCGCCCTGGTCGAGCACATCGCCGAGGGGGAGACCTGGGGCGACTTCAAGTTCGTTCCGCACGAGCGGGTGACCATCCCGGCGGAGTACGTCGCCTACACCCCCAACGGCACCGGCGCCAGCGACGACCCGGACGCCTGGCACCCGGAGGACAGCCTGTCCGCGCCCATCTTCGACGACGACGGGCTGCTGCGGGCCCTGCTGCAGGTGGACCAGCCGATCGACGGCCGCCGCCCGAGCGCGGAGAAGCGGGCCAAGCTGCAGCGATACGCGGCCCAGACCCGCCGAGCCGTGCTGACCGCCGTCGAAGGCGAGGAGGCCGGACGCCGCCTCACCCTGGCCGCCCGCGCACGTCGCGTGGTGCGCAACGCCACCGGACAGCTGGGCGCCCAGGGGGTGCTGGACGCCGCCGGCCCGGCGCTGATCGAGGCCTTCGAAATCGACCGGCTGTGGATCGAGAGCATGGCCGGCGAGGAGTACGTCCAGGCGTTCTGGCTCGGGGACGACAGCCCCTGGCGGCCCTCGGAGCGCCTGTTGAAGGCGTTCCGGGAACAGGCGCAGGAACACTGGGCCAACCACGCGGCCGCGGTCATCCAGGCCGACGACCCGCTGCCCTCGGGGCTCGCCGAGCAGGAGGAGCGTGCCTTCCGGGGTGCCCTGGAACGCGCGGGCTCCGCTGGCGCCCTCATGGTCCCGCTGGGCGCCGGAACCACCTGCGTCGGCTATCTGCTGATGGCCGCCGACCACCGCGACGACCCGTGGACGGCCGCCGAGCGGGAGACGGTGCTGGACATCGGCCACGACCTCGGGCGTGCGCTGCTGACGGCGCGGGTCTTCGCGCGGGAGCGGGAGGTGGCCGAGAAGCTGCGTCGGCTCGACGAGTACCGCCGTACCTTCGTCCGGACGCTGGCGCACGAGCTGAAGAACCCGCTGGCGGCGATCTTCGGCCACACCGCGGTCACCGGTCAGCTGCCGCTCTCGCCGCAGGCCGCGGAGTCGATGACCGCGATCCGCGGCGCGGCGGACCGGATGCGGATCGTGATCGACGACCTGCTGGTGCTCTCCGGCCTCAACGACCCGGAGTTCCCGCTGGTGCCGGCGGAGGTGGACCTGGCCGAGGTGGTGCACGACGTGGTCGACGCCAACCTCGTGGTGGCCAGCCAGCAGTCGCTCGAGCTCGACGTGGCCACCCCCGACGTGCTGTGGGTGCGCGGCTCGGCGGCCGAGCTCGAGCGGGCCCTCACCAACCTGGTCGGCAACGCGCTCAGCTACACCCCCGCCGGCGGGCGGGTGCTGGTGCACCTGGCCACCGAGGGGGACGAGGTCCGGCTCACCGTCCGCGACGACGGCCCGGGCATCCTGCCGGCGGACCGGCAGCGGATCTTCGACGACTTCTACCGCGGCAGCAACCCGGCCACCCGGGGCATCCCCGGCTCCGGTCTGGGGCTGTCCATCGTGGCGCACGTCGCAGCCCGGCACGGCGGCCGGGTGGAGGTGGAGTCCGAGCCCGGCGATGGCGCGGAGTTCACCATCGTGCTGCCGGCGCGCTCCCGCTGACCGGCCCCGGGGGCCTCAGACCAGCCCGCCGAGCCGGGCCAGCAGCAGCGTCTCGGCCACCACGACCCGCTCGAACTCGGCCAGGTGCAGCCCCTCGTTGGCCCCGTGGGCCCGGGTGTCGGGGTCCTCGACGCCCGTGACGAGCACGCTCGCCTCGGGGAACGCCTGCAGGAACTCGGCGATGAACGGGATCGAGCCGCCCACGCCCATGTCGATCGGAGCCGTGCCGTCCCAGGCGCGGGTGAAGGCCCACCGGGCGGCGTCGTACGCCGGCCCCGTGGCGTCGATGGCCGTCGCCTCGCCGACGTCGACCGTCGTGACGGTCAGCTCGGCGCCCCAGGGGACGTGCTGGTCCAGGTGCCGCATCAGGGCGGCGAGCGCGCTCTCGGTGGTGTCGCCGGGGGCGATCCGCATCGAGATCCGGGCGCGCGCCGCGGGGACCAGGGTGTTCGACGCCCCGTCGACCTTCGGCGCGTCCAGCCCGGTGACCGAGAGCGCCGGGCGGGTCCACAGCCGCTCCACCGCGGAGCCGTCGCCGATCCACTCCACGCCCGCGGTGGCCCCGGACTCGGCGCGCAGCCGCTCCTCGGGGTACTCCACATCGGCCGCCGGGCCGGCGTGCAGCCCCTCGACGGCCACATTGCCGCGGTCGTCGTGCAGGCTGGCGAGCAGGCGGGAGAGCGCGATCAGCGCGTCGGGGACCAGGCCGCCCCACATGCCGGAGTGCACGGCGTGGGTCAGCGTGCGGACCTCGACGTCCACCCGGACCAGCCCGCGCAGGCTGGTGGTCAGCGCGGGGACGCCGATGTCCCAGTTGCCGGAGTCGGCGATCACGATCACCTCCGAGCGCAGCCGCTCGCCGTACTCCGCGAGCAGGTCCGACAGCGTCTCGGAGCCGACCTCCTCCTCCCCCTCGACGAAGACCACCACCGAGACCGGCAGGTCGTCCCCGAGGGCGCGCAGCGCGCCCAGGTGCGCGGCGATGCCCGCCTTGTCGTCCGCGGCGCCGCGGCCGTAGAGCCGGCCGTCGCGCTCGGTGGGCTCCCAGGGCGGGGAGTCCCACTCGGCGTGGTCGTTCTCCGGCTGCACGTCGTGGTGGGCGTAGAGCAGCACCGTCGGCGCGCCCTCGGGGCCCTGTTTGCGGGCGATCACGGCCGGGGCCCGTCCGTCGGAGGCGGCGCTGACGATCTCGGTCTCGCAGCCCTCGGCGGCGAACAGGTCGCGGGTCGCCTCCGCACTGCGCCGTACCTCCTCGGCCCGGGCCGGGTCGGCGCTCACCGACTGGATCCGCACCAGGTCCTCCAGCTCGCGCCGCAGGCCGGGAAGGGTCCCCCGCGCGCGGGACACCAGGTCGTCGTAGGTCACCTCACCGCTCATGGTCGTCAACCTATCGAGGCCGCCTCCCACCGATCCTCCGGGGCGAGTTGGCCTCCGGGCGGGTCGGTGCCACCATGACGGCATGACCGACGAGCTCACCCGGGAGCAGACCCCGACCGCCGCCCACATCGAGCTCACCGAGGGCTACGCGGCACACAACTACCACCCCCTGCGGGTGGTGCTGTCCTCCGGCGAGGGCGCGTGGGTGACCGACGTCGAGGGCAACCGCTACCTGGACTGCCTCGCGGGCTACTCCGCGCTCAACTTCGGCCACGGGCACCCGCGGCTTCTGCAGCGCGCCCACGAGCAGCTGGACCGGCTGACGCTGACCTCGCGCGCGTTCTACAATGACCAGCTCGGCCCCTTCGCCCGCGACCTCTGCGCCCTCACCGGCAAGGAGATGATGCTGCCGATGAACTCGGGCGCCGAGGCGGTCGAGACCGCGATCAAGGTCGCCCGACGCTGGGGCTACCTGGTCAAGGGCGTCCCGGACGGCCAGGCCAACATCGTCGCGATGGACGGCAACTTCCACGGCCGCACCACCACGATCGTGTCCTTCTCCACCGACCCGGACGCGACCACCCACTACGCGCCGTACACCGGCGGCTTCCGGGTCGTGCCGTACGGCGACCTGTCGGCCCTGGAGGCCGCGGTCGACGAGAACACGGTGGCCGTGCTGCTCGAGCCGATCCAGGGCGAGGGTGGCGTGATCATCCCGCCCGAGGGCTATCTGCGCGGGGTCCGCACCCTGTGCAACAAGCACGAGATGCTGATGATCGCCGACGAGATCCAGTCCGGCCTGGCCCGTACCGGCCGCACGTTCGCCTGCGACCACGAGGACGTCACCCCGGATATGTACATCCTCGGCAAGGCGCTCGGCGGCGGGCTCTACCCCGTGTCCGCGGTCGCCGCGAACGCCGACGTGCTCGGGGTGATCACTCCCGGCACCCACGGCTCCACCTTCGGCGGCAACCCGCTGGCCGCCGCCATCGGCTCCGAGGTGTGCGCGATGCTGGCCGAGGGCGAGTTCCAGGCCCGCGCGGAGAAGCTCGGCGGCTATCTCGCCGACGGGCTCGCCTCGATGGTCGGCAACGGCCTGGACGCGGTCCGGGCGCGCGGCCTGTGGGCGGGCGTCGACATCGACCCGGGGCTGGCCACGGGTCGCTCGATCACCGAGGCGCTGCTGGACCGGGGCGTGCTGGCCAAGGAGGCGCACGGCCAGACCGTCCGGCTCGCCCCTCCCCTGGTCGCCACGGAGCAGGACCTCGACGTACTGATCGACGCGTTCCGGGCCGTCACGGCCGGCTGACCGCTGCCCCGCTGGGGCGCCAGGCCGCCAGGCCGCCGGGCCGCCGTACTGGAGGTAGCCCAACCACCTCCGGCCCCGCGCTTTACGTGGCCTGGCTACCTCCGTTCGACCGACCGGATCATCATCGACCCCAGCAACACCACCCGCCCCACAAGCCCCGCGCCGCCGTACGACGTCATACGCCCCGGAGAACCGCTTCCCCACTTCGGATGACGTCCCGGGCGCGGGCCGGTCGGGCCGCCGGGCCGCCGTACTGGAGGTAGCCCAGCCACCTCCGACCCCGCGCTTTACGTGGCCTGGCTACCTCCCTTCGACCGACCGGATCATCATCGGCCCCCGCAACAACCACCCCCGCCCCACAAGCCCCGCGGCGCCGTACGACGTCATACGCCCCGGAGAACCGCTTCCCCACTTCGCATGACGTCCCGGGCACGGGCCGGTCGGGCCGCCTGGCCGCCGTACTGGAGGTAGCCCAGCCACCTCCGACCCCGCGCTTTACGTGGCCTGGCTACCTCCCTTCGACCGACCGGATCATCATCGGCCCCAGCAACACCACCCGCCCCACAAGCCCCGCGCCGCCGTACGACGTCATACGCCCCGGAGAACCGCTTCCCCACTTCGCATGACGTCCCGGGCGCGGGCCGGTCGGGCTGCCGGGTGCGCGGCGCTCAGAGCAGCGGGAGGTACGCCGAGAGGTCGGCCCGCTCCCCGGACGCACTGACCTGCGCGTCGGGCCACGCGAGCGACCCGCTGGCGAGCCCGATCCAGGTGTCGGCGTCCATCTCCACCACCGCCGGCGGGGTGCCGCGCGTGTGCCGGACGCCGGGGATCACCTGTGCGGCGGCGTACGGCGGCACCCGCACCTCCACCGACCGGCCGGGGGCGCGCTCGGCGAGCACGGCCAGGAAGTGCTTGACCAGCAGCCGGGTCTGCTCGGGGCTGCGAGGGTCGGCGCCGAGTGCCTCCTCGACCTCGGCGGGGTCGGCCGTTCGCAGTCGGGCGGGCATCGGGTCTCCTCGGGTCGGGATCGGTGCGGAATCGGCGTGGGCGGCCTGGGCTCGGGAGTACCGTCGCAACTTCGGCGCCCGTCGGGGCGTCTTTCATAGTGACCGACGCGGATCGTCCGGTCGGCGAATCAGGGGGAAGACCATGAAGCGGATCATCATCGCAGCCACGGCGACCGCCGGGCTGATGGCGCTCGCCACACCGGCCCTGGCCGATACCTTCAACGGGACGTCCGGCGACGACCGGATCGACGGCACCGCCCAGGCCGACACGATCTGGGGCTACACCGGGAACGACCGGCTGGCGGGGCTGGGCGGGAACGACGAGATCTACGGCGGCCGCGGGGCCGACGAGATCTGGGGCGGCCCCGGTGCCGACTGGCTCAAGGGCGAGCTGGGGCCCGACACGATCTACGGCAGGGGCGGCGCCGACACGGTCGCCGATGGGCGCGCGGCCGACGTCGTCTACCTCGGCGACGGCGACGACCAGGTCTATACCGATCGCGACGGCTCGCCGGACCGGTTCGTGTGCGGGGCCGGCAAGGACACGGTCGCCTATTGGGGCAGGCCCGAGAAGATCGACAGCTGGTCGGGCTGTG encodes:
- the purF gene encoding amidophosphoribosyltransferase, which codes for MSGPARRRGGDGRLTAALDPQDLGPQDACGVFGVWAPGEDVAKLTYYGLYALQHRGQESAGIAVSNGRQILVYKDMGLVSQVFDESTLEALRGHLAVGHARYSTTGAPTWHNAQPTFHPTQHGSIALAHNGNLINTADLATMLGRERAEGELDLNLRPPPEATNDTSVVTQLLAHHPDTTVEERAIELLPQIRGAFCFVWMDEHTLYAARDPQGIRPLVLGRLERGWVVASETAALDIVGASYVREVEPGEMVVIDEEGLRSRTFAEAAPKHCLFEFVYLARPDTMINDQRVHSVRVEIGRRLARAFPADADLVIPVPESGTPSAIGYAEASGIPYGTGLVKNSYVGRTFIQPSQTIRQLGIRLKLNPLRDVIEGKRLVVVDDSIVRGNTQRALVRMLREAGAREVHVRISSPPVKWPCFYGIDFASRAELIANGLSTEEICRSIGADSLAYIDLDDLVEASTVPKDNLCRACFDGVYPVELPDEERLGKYLLEVPADAEGGGRTDADGVHVSVGGAGATDSLDRP
- a CDS encoding sensor histidine kinase, with product MREDGQLEFAAFVGDVPDRAAVLRTTAPAAALVEHIAEGETWGDFKFVPHERVTIPAEYVAYTPNGTGASDDPDAWHPEDSLSAPIFDDDGLLRALLQVDQPIDGRRPSAEKRAKLQRYAAQTRRAVLTAVEGEEAGRRLTLAARARRVVRNATGQLGAQGVLDAAGPALIEAFEIDRLWIESMAGEEYVQAFWLGDDSPWRPSERLLKAFREQAQEHWANHAAAVIQADDPLPSGLAEQEERAFRGALERAGSAGALMVPLGAGTTCVGYLLMAADHRDDPWTAAERETVLDIGHDLGRALLTARVFAREREVAEKLRRLDEYRRTFVRTLAHELKNPLAAIFGHTAVTGQLPLSPQAAESMTAIRGAADRMRIVIDDLLVLSGLNDPEFPLVPAEVDLAEVVHDVVDANLVVASQQSLELDVATPDVLWVRGSAAELERALTNLVGNALSYTPAGGRVLVHLATEGDEVRLTVRDDGPGILPADRQRIFDDFYRGSNPATRGIPGSGLGLSIVAHVAARHGGRVEVESEPGDGAEFTIVLPARSR
- a CDS encoding dipeptidase, whose product is MSGEVTYDDLVSRARGTLPGLRRELEDLVRIQSVSADPARAEEVRRSAEATRDLFAAEGCETEIVSAASDGRAPAVIARKQGPEGAPTVLLYAHHDVQPENDHAEWDSPPWEPTERDGRLYGRGAADDKAGIAAHLGALRALGDDLPVSVVVFVEGEEEVGSETLSDLLAEYGERLRSEVIVIADSGNWDIGVPALTTSLRGLVRVDVEVRTLTHAVHSGMWGGLVPDALIALSRLLASLHDDRGNVAVEGLHAGPAADVEYPEERLRAESGATAGVEWIGDGSAVERLWTRPALSVTGLDAPKVDGASNTLVPAARARISMRIAPGDTTESALAALMRHLDQHVPWGAELTVTTVDVGEATAIDATGPAYDAARWAFTRAWDGTAPIDMGVGGSIPFIAEFLQAFPEASVLVTGVEDPDTRAHGANEGLHLAEFERVVVAETLLLARLGGLV
- the rocD gene encoding ornithine--oxo-acid transaminase, with protein sequence MTDELTREQTPTAAHIELTEGYAAHNYHPLRVVLSSGEGAWVTDVEGNRYLDCLAGYSALNFGHGHPRLLQRAHEQLDRLTLTSRAFYNDQLGPFARDLCALTGKEMMLPMNSGAEAVETAIKVARRWGYLVKGVPDGQANIVAMDGNFHGRTTTIVSFSTDPDATTHYAPYTGGFRVVPYGDLSALEAAVDENTVAVLLEPIQGEGGVIIPPEGYLRGVRTLCNKHEMLMIADEIQSGLARTGRTFACDHEDVTPDMYILGKALGGGLYPVSAVAANADVLGVITPGTHGSTFGGNPLAAAIGSEVCAMLAEGEFQARAEKLGGYLADGLASMVGNGLDAVRARGLWAGVDIDPGLATGRSITEALLDRGVLAKEAHGQTVRLAPPLVATEQDLDVLIDAFRAVTAG
- a CDS encoding sterol carrier family protein, producing MPARLRTADPAEVEEALGADPRSPEQTRLLVKHFLAVLAERAPGRSVEVRVPPYAAAQVIPGVRHTRGTPPAVVEMDADTWIGLASGSLAWPDAQVSASGERADLSAYLPLL
- a CDS encoding calcium-binding protein, yielding MKRIIIAATATAGLMALATPALADTFNGTSGDDRIDGTAQADTIWGYTGNDRLAGLGGNDEIYGGRGADEIWGGPGADWLKGELGPDTIYGRGGADTVADGRAADVVYLGDGDDQVYTDRDGSPDRFVCGAGKDTVAYWGRPEKIDSWSGCERVINWAH